Proteins from a genomic interval of Panthera tigris isolate Pti1 chromosome A2, P.tigris_Pti1_mat1.1, whole genome shotgun sequence:
- the AOC1 gene encoding amiloride-sensitive amine oxidase [copper-containing], whose amino-acid sequence MQRETLALGWAIATILALQTVAATKCTPRTLHHKARVFEDLSAQELKAVRNFLWSHKELRLEPSRTPTMAKNSVFLIEMLLPKKQHVLKFLDKGGRPPAREARAVIFFGAQEHPNITEFAVGPLPWPYYMRELPPKPGHQATWASRPISSAEYALLGHALKEATKPLHQFFLDTTGFSYQDCHSRCLTFTDVAPRGLASGERRSWFILQLFVEGYFLHPTGLELLLDHRSTNAQNWTVERVWYNGKFYRSPEELARKYEDGEVDVVVLEDPSPKGKSEKSTEEPPLFSSYKPRGVFPTPINVTGPRLVQPQGPRYRLEGNTVLYGGWSFSFRLRSSSGLQVLNVHFGCERVAYEVSVQEAVALYGGHTPAGMQTKYIDVGWGLGSVTHELAPGIDCPDTATFLDALHYYDADDPVRYPRALCVFEMPTGVPLRRHFNSNFSGGFNFYAGLQGQVLVLRTTSTVYNYDYIWDFIFYPNGVMEAKMHATGYVHATFYTPEGLRHGTRLHTHLLGNMHTHLVHYRVDLDVAGTKNSFQTLQMKLENITNPWSPRHQLVQPTLEQTSYHRERQAAFRFRQPLPKYLLFASPRENRWGHKRSYRLQIHSMADQVLPLGWQEEQAITWARYPLAVTKYRESEVCSSSIYNQNDPWDPPVVFEEFLKNNENIENEDLVAWVTVGFLHIPHSEDIPNTATPGNSVGFLLRPFNFFDEDPSLASRDPVIVWPRDGGPNYVQRWIPEEEGDCLMPDPFSYNGTYRPV is encoded by the exons ATGCAGCGAGAGACCCTGGCCCTTGGCTGGGCCATTGCCACCATCCTGGCGCTGCAGACAGTGGCCGCAACCAAGTGCACCCCACGGACCCTGCACCACAAGGCCAGGGTGTTCGAGGACCTGAGTGCCCAAGAGCTGAAGGCCGTGCGCAACTTCCTCTGGTCCCATAAGGAGCTGAGGCTGGAGCCTTCCCGAACACCGACCATGGCCAAGAACTCCGTGTTCCTCATTGAGATGCTGCTGCCCAAGAAGCAACACGTACTGAAATTTCTGGATAAAGGTGGAAGGCCTCCCGCGCGGGAGGCACGTGCCGTCATCTTCTTCGGAGCCCAGGAGCACCCCAACATCACCGAGTTCGCTGTGGGGCCCCTGCCATGGCCCTACTACATGAGAGAGCTGCCCCCCAAGCCTGGGCACCAGGCCACCTGGGCCTCCAGGCCCATCTCCTCGGCGGAGTATGCCCTCCTGGGCCACGCCCTGAAAGAGGCCACGAAGCCCCTGCACCAGTTTTTCCTCGATACCACAGGCTTCTCCTACCAAGATTGTCACTCCCGATGCCTGACTTTCACAGACGTGGCGCCTCGGGGCTTGGCCTCCGGCGAGCGCCGCTCTTGGTTTATCTTACAGCTCTTTGTAGAAGGCTACTTCTTGCACCCTACTGGGCTGGAGCTCCTCCTGGATCACAGAAGCACCAACGCCCAAAACTGGACGGTGGAGCGGGTCTGGTACAATGGGAAGTTCTACCGGAGCCCGGAAGAGCTGGCGCGGAAGTACGAGGACGGAGAGGTAGACGTGGTGGTTCTGGAGGACCCATCGCCCAAGGGCAAGAGTGAAAAGAGCACGGAGGAAccacccctcttctcctcctACAAGCCACGTGgggtcttccccacccccatcaatgtGACTGGCCCCCGCCTGGTCCAGCCCCAAGGTCCCCGCTACCGGCTGGAGGGCAACACCGTGCTCTACGGCGGCTGGAGCTTCTCCTTCAGGCTGCGTTCCTCCTCGGGGCTACAGGTCCTGAACGTGCACTTCGGGTGCGAGCGCGTAGCCTACGAGGTGAGCGTGCAGGAGGCGGTGGCGCTGTATGGAGGACACACGCCTGCGGGCATGCAGACCAAGTACATCGACgtgggctggggcctgggcagCGTCACTCATGAGTTAGCCCCTGGCATCGACTGCCCGGACACAGCCACCTTCCTAGATGCCCTCCACTACTACGATGCCGATGACCCCGTGCGCTACCCCCGAGCCCTCTGTGTCTTTGAGATGCCCACGGGAGTGCCCCTCAGGCGACACTTTAATTCCAACTTCAGCGGCGGCTTCAACTTCTATGCAGGCCTGCAGGGCCAGGTGCTGGTGCTACGAACAACGTCAACAGTCTACAACTATGACTACATCTGGGACTTCATCTTCTACCCCAACGGGGTGATGGAGGCCAAGATGCATGCCACCGGCTACGTCCACGCCACCTTCTATACCCCGGAGGGGCTGCGCCATGGGACCCGTTTGCACACACACCTGCTTGGCAACATGCACACTCACTTAGTGCATTACCGCGTCGACCTGGATGTGGCAG GCACCAAAAATAGCTTCCAGACCCTGCAGATGAAGCTAGAAAATATCACCAATCCCTGGAGCCCCAGACACCAGCTGGTGCAGCCGACCCTGGAGCAGACAAGTTACCACCGGGAGCGCCAGGCGGCCTTTCGCTTCAGACAGCCTCTGCCCAAGTACCTGCTCTTTGCCAGTCCCAGGGAGAACCGCTGGGGCCATAAGCGCAGCTACCGACTTCAGATCCACTCCATGGCCGACCAGGTGCTGCCCCTGGGTTGGCAGGAGGAGCAGGCTATCACCTGGGCCAG GTATCCCCTGGCCGTGACCAAGTACCGGGAATCAGAAGTGTGCAGTAGCAGCATCTATAACCAGAATGACCCCTGGGACCCACCTGTGGTCTTTGAggagtttcttaaaaacaatgagaacatCGAAAATGAG GACTTGGTGGCCTGGGTCACAGTGGGCTTCCTGCACATCCCCCACTCAGAGGACATCCCTAACACTGCCACACCGGGGAACTCCGTGGGCTTCCTGCTCCGGCCTTTCAACTTCTTCGATGAGGACCCATCCCTGGCGTCCAGAGACCCTGTGATCGTGTGGCCTCGGGACGGTGGCCCCAACTACGTCCAGCGCTGGATCCCTGAGGAGGAGGGGGACTGCTTAATGCCTGACCCTTTTAGTTATAATGGGACTTACAGACCTGTGTGA